A region from the Leptospira venezuelensis genome encodes:
- a CDS encoding FAD-binding oxidoreductase encodes MSINQENKNKLKAILGEDRVFFKDETQMDQATFLSFGIDRTKVYVPDYEILTFPKNTQEVSEIVKFAFENDIKIVPSGGRTGYAGGAVAKSGEIVISLTKMDQVLDFDPFFGSLTVQAGMITKNLHKEAEERGFYFPVDFAATGSSHIGGNIATNAGGVRVVHYGLIRQWVLGLKVVTGTGEILEFNGEILKNNTGYDLKHLFIGSEGTLGIITECTLKLTKKPADNRILFTAVPDFPSILELFKETHNMSLPILAFEFLTKYCLDKVMDHLQVPDPFSEVSPYYVLMEFEITEESDDEKLFTFLETIMEKGYVSDGSLAQNSRQAETFWKYREGISESISIDYTVHKNDISLPLRNMNPFLEDMQSLLSSKYPGFEIALFGHIGDGNLHLNIVKPKDLSDAEFFSQCKKVDPSMFELLQKHHGSISAEHGIGLLKKDFLHFSRSSAEIEVMRMIKKALDPKNLLNPGKILP; translated from the coding sequence ATGAGTATTAATCAGGAAAATAAAAACAAACTCAAAGCAATACTGGGAGAAGACAGGGTTTTTTTTAAAGATGAAACCCAAATGGACCAAGCAACATTCCTTTCTTTCGGAATAGACAGAACAAAAGTGTATGTTCCGGATTATGAAATTCTAACATTTCCGAAAAACACCCAAGAAGTTTCAGAAATCGTAAAATTCGCATTCGAGAATGATATTAAGATCGTTCCATCCGGTGGAAGAACAGGTTATGCAGGTGGTGCAGTAGCTAAGTCTGGAGAAATAGTTATCTCACTTACAAAGATGGATCAGGTTTTGGATTTCGATCCATTCTTCGGTTCCTTAACTGTACAGGCCGGTATGATCACTAAAAATCTGCATAAAGAAGCAGAAGAAAGGGGCTTTTATTTTCCTGTAGATTTCGCGGCGACGGGCTCTTCCCATATAGGCGGAAATATTGCGACTAACGCAGGAGGAGTAAGAGTAGTACATTACGGACTGATCCGTCAATGGGTTTTAGGACTAAAAGTAGTTACTGGGACCGGAGAGATCCTGGAATTTAACGGAGAGATCTTAAAAAATAATACAGGTTATGATCTTAAACATCTATTCATAGGCTCCGAAGGAACATTAGGGATCATCACCGAATGTACCTTAAAACTTACCAAAAAACCGGCAGACAATCGGATCCTTTTTACTGCAGTTCCTGATTTTCCTTCTATATTAGAATTATTTAAAGAAACTCATAATATGTCTTTACCTATTCTGGCATTCGAGTTTTTGACCAAATATTGTTTAGATAAAGTGATGGACCATTTACAGGTTCCTGATCCATTTTCAGAAGTAAGTCCATACTATGTTTTAATGGAATTCGAAATCACTGAAGAATCCGATGATGAGAAATTATTCACTTTTTTAGAGACTATCATGGAAAAAGGTTATGTTTCTGACGGAAGCCTCGCCCAAAATTCCAGACAAGCCGAAACCTTCTGGAAATATAGAGAAGGGATCAGTGAATCCATTTCCATAGACTACACTGTCCATAAAAACGATATCTCTCTCCCTCTTCGGAATATGAATCCTTTCTTGGAAGATATGCAGTCTTTACTTTCTTCTAAATATCCAGGCTTTGAGATTGCACTTTTCGGCCATATTGGTGATGGTAACCTTCACTTGAATATAGTAAAACCTAAGGACCTTTCGGATGCGGAGTTTTTCTCCCAATGTAAAAAGGTAGATCCTTCTATGTTTGAACTATTACAAAAACATCATGGATCGATTAGCGCGGAACATGGGATCGGCCTTTTGAAAAAGGACTTTTTACATTTTTCTCGATCTTCTGCCGAGATAGAAGTAATGAGAATGATCAAAAAAGCTCTGGACCCTAAAAATCTTTTGAATCCGGGAAAAATTCTTCCTTAA